The genomic window TATTTAACACTCATTCTGTTTGGTTCAAAAGTGCCTAACCTTTAATTTGGTGTCAGAAACTTCTAACTCAAACTGTACATTTGTGTgttgcgtgtgcgtgcgtgtgtctatgtgtgtgtttcGAGGGCCCTCGTTTTGGCAAAGAAATTTACTGATGAGAAACTCTTGTGGCATGCTTGACTTTTTAAAATGTGGCActttttatcattaataaagccacattgaaaataaatactgTGGATTATTTTGCATATTACTTGTAGGCTGTTTCTCCAAATCTAGCTGCCTAATTAGtccaaaacattttgtttcataaATCATGTTAGTCTTAAAATTAGTTTGCAATTTTTATCAATTAAGTATgcaattttgcattatttattaacattaattaaaccgcattttattttttaaatttacgtAACACACACTCTGTTTTGTATTCAGAGTagacttttattttacattttaatcctaACCGTTTCAGGGACTTTTATTCTGTTTCGCGTCTTCCGTCTTTCTGTTTCCGGTTGCGATCAGACCGTTGAAATGCCTCAAGGTAAACAGAAATTCAAGGCGCAGCGACCCGGAGGAGCTAAAAAGCAGCCACAAAAACCAAAAGGACTCAAGAAAGGAGGTAAAACATTGTGTTCTTAAAGAGAAGAGTACTCTGAGCGTAAAACTGCGATAATTATAGACTACTGCGTAGCAGCATGTCGAGTGAACGCATTTGCGGTACAGACGCGCGTGCGCACTTCAGTTTAATCATGTTAATTCTTAAAATCCTCTATTTCAGGAAGAATAATTGCACCCAAAAAAGCTCAAGTGGTCGAACAGCAGAAGCTGAAGAAGGTAAGCGTTCAGTCCTCACGTAAAACCGTCCTGTGTCAGTAATAGtggtttaatgtgtgtgtttgtgtctgtggcGCAGGGTTTGGAGGTGGCCATCAGGAACAGGATCGAGCATGAAGTCACACAGAGGGCAAGCAAGTCCCTTCATAAGAAACTGAGTGTGCTGAAGACTCCAGCAGGGAAGAGTGGGACCTCTGGACCCCCAAACCCAGCTGCTGGATCCTCCACATCCACCTGAAGACAGGCAATCATGTAGTGTACTGTACAGCCGCTAGATGGCGCCATATAAAACCTGATGTGTACCTCTCTCTGGACTGACAGACTGACGTTTATTCTTATTTCTCaaggttttttaaagaaaacacggTGTGGAAATTACATATGACAAATCTTACATGTGTGCGACAGGCCATGATATTTAAGACTCtgcttatttttatataataataaataagaaatgattGAGCTTTCTTTTGAACAAAATTTGCCTGGTGAAAGTCATGGACAAGcaccactaatattttaaatCTAGTTGATTTCATGCTTATATCTGGTTGTATTGCCCCTTTGCCACCTTTATGTGTTTCACTCTGCATTCTATGTACTTTAAAgaattgttataatataataattattgtagatGCTGTGAGCACACCTCTGCACCGAGTACGCTGAGATTCGGTGAAGAAACGGCGAGTGAACTCATGGAGTCAAATCATTAGGACAGTCCTCTCTCTCACGCTCGCTGTTGAGCAGAGACTCAGGTCCTGTGACGGCTTTCCATCATTctctctgaagaaaaaaataatagatgTTTTTTATAACTCCGTTTCAGCTTGTTTGTCTTAAACAAGTAACTTCTCTACGGTTGAGTACAAGTTAAACTCAATCAATAGCATTTGTTCCATAATATTGATTACAACGAAAATCCAACTCTCCTCTATTCTAGGTTAAGGAGGAACTTACAATAGAAATTGATTTAAAAGTAGAAATATGAAGTTCATATTTTCTTCTTCAGTTTTCTCgtgtattatttgagctgtaaagttcTCGTTAGGTTTAACGTCGTTTTAGGGTTCACCGCGTTGTGTTTTTTTGGCAACAAAGGTTAAAAATTGGATAGATCTAAAAAGGTTAGCAtgtaattattatgatttaatttttttacaccaAAATAATGTTAACACACATTTTGTGGTTCAGTTGACATTTTTTCTAATGTTATTGCTTTCATTCGGAGTTATTTACACTTGTTAAAGTGAGTTGGGTTTTCTAGTCAAAGTCTCAAAAAACGAGTTGGACGATGAGGgagtatttctgtgccaaataCACTCAACGTTTcagaaaggtgttttttttttttgtatgatgtCATAAAGACGGAATTCCTTATATGGGCACTTCTCCTGGAAGAGCGGGaacacagaagtgtgtttttttttttatctttcttttataaatctgattaaactaaagactcttcggagatatgaaggatgcagtactactctataggtcctCAAGTTTAACATGAGATTggcagagagagagtgtgtgagtgtgtttgaacATTTACAAATTGGGCCCATTCACTTTGAAGGTAAATGCCTGTAAAAGGTAAAGATTcacaaaattaagttttaatgatCGTTCTCTGAGAATAGTAAAGTCAACACCATAACTATTACGATATCATTGTGATCActttaaaaacaagtttttttcagctgatggactttaaaaacattgacaaaaaCCAACAAGAATCCCCTTGACTTTATGGCGAGCAAATCTATCATCTCACTGTAAATGGATCAGAACtcagtatttgtatatatttattgcatttttaaagaaaatgagggTATGGATAAACTATCTGTTGTGCTAATCAACATTAAGCCACAAATGCTTCAGATCAAGCTGACAGTGGTTTTCATCAGAGAGAGTTTATCACCTGTATTTGTGTCAGGATCAGTGAAGGCAACCGGTGTGCAGTAGTCATCTGTGTGCTGAtcttttcttctgttcatcagtTCACAGAACAGCTCGTATCCAGACACTGTCATTTGTGGAGCTATTATTGATGATGGAAGTGATAGTGAATGCATTTAAAGTGAACATTACTGCAGGAAACTGAAGCATGATGTTTTTGTTTCAGAACCAGTTGAAAAACTGAAGGAAATGGATGTGCATTGTGTTGATGAATAATGTTCATTTACATTATCTGAACAATAACAGCATGGACATTCATCCAAACATCTGATTTTGTTTCGCAGGGTTGGTAAATACTGACAGTTTTCGGGCGAGCCCTTTGAAGTGTTCAAACTGGTTTTTGCAACATTGTAGCTGTTTTTTGAAAGTTTACTCTGTCTGACCAGAATGACCAAGATGGTCTATCTCTAGCAGATCAAAAACTGTCTAGCAGTTATCCAGAGCAGTCTGAACCAACTAAAGACCAGTCAGTAACCAAGAAAACCAGCTTTGGGTTTGGCACAGATGTGCACTTCTACCATATATTATCCTGCTCACACTGATACTGTGTCTGATTAGATATACTGGAAAATATCGGAGTATGCTTCTGCATATTCAGATATTATCTAAACCCACTTATGGGTTCATTATGAACCCTCAGGAAGTGAGTTCATAAACCCTTGTGAAGAAAAGATCATGTTGTGTTCTGGAGGACAGAAGATGTTTAACTCGGGTAAACACTGCAGTCATTGGAGAAGCTGCTGCATCTAATCAACCAGTAAAGCGGGTTATTTATTCTCCTCCCGGTGATCTGTCCGTGTCCTGAGGGTGTAATCTGAAGCCTGTTGTACAGTGGGTTGCGGCAGCAGAAAGTCACTGCAGTCCTCGACGAGCGTTCATCATGTTTTGACCATAGACTGACGCGTGGCGTCTTGAAATGTCGCAATGCTCGAGGATCAGAACCCGCTAGCGCGTGGGGATCGTAGAAGCGCAGAATGCATGTTTGCGAAAGCTTCCTGGTTCTCGTGTGAAACACCATCTGCGAAACGCGATCTCTCGGGACGCGACGCAAGGGGCATTGTTTCGCTAACAGCTCCTTTTTTGGACGCGCGCAGAACGCGTCTTCCGCCCGTGCTGGCTGTCGTCGAGCCGGTGGGTGACCGTGCGTGGATACGATCATGTGGCGGAGCGGATGCTGGACGCGGGCGCGATGTCAGGACAGCGGGGTCGATCCGGAGCGCGAGCGGCTCTGGGCCGAGCTCTTCGAGCAGCTGGATCTGAACAAGAACGGACTGATCGATGTGAACGAGCTGCGGGTCGGACTCGCCGCCCGGGGGCTGTCGTGGAGCTCAGTGGAGGAGGTACGGAAGAAACACAACACACGCAGTCATAACGGAAGGTTATTTATAGTGCAGAATAACTGTCTATGTATTCACAGGTTTATGAGTTAATGTCAGATGTGGAGATAATAATCTTCACCTCCAAGTCACGTGAGCACCTGAAAGTGATAATGCTGCAGAACGCGATACAGTCGCAGTCAATCAGATTGAATCTAATGCTTAATCTTTAATAATACAGAGTGCGATTCGGACCAATTAGATTTCGCGGTGGGCGTGGCTACCCAGCGCAATATCAGTCGCAAATCGTGAACCGCACACAGTGTACTTTTCAACGATGAATTAATGATGAATTTCCTGTAATTCTGCAagacttccggttcattagccAACTACAAAAATACCAGAGTTTGCGCTACATGGtaataaattaaactaatgtGACAGCAAATACCTGTTTGCAACATCAGATAGCTTTATGGTGTCTTTTTGTGTAGCTAGATGACTGAAAGCCTCGCATATTTAAGTTTGTACGTTAAAAATAAGGTATGTAGACTATACTAAGTACATAGTGTATACATTAGTGTCATCTTAAATGAAACAATTAATGTAGATTTTAATTAGAACGAAATTAAATTTCCAGTGCACTTGATGTGTAGCTGCTTGTAGTGCACTGCTCGCACTATTACACTatgaaaatgacataaaatagTGCAGAAGTACACACAAATGGGATGCACCTTGTAGAAagcacaatatttaatatatgtaaacaGGATTTCAGACGGCCGAGATCTCACTGTGGATAGACAGCACACACAGTGCTCCAGAAATAAAGCAGGGATGGAGCATGATGTTCAGCTCAGATTAGACAGATGTGCTGGAGCCATTAGTAAAAGTATAACACTTTATGTAGCTGCTTACTCgcaaacacactcaaactcatAATGCTTCATGTGATAAAAGTACGACTGCACAGCAGGATTGTCGTTTCGAAGGCCTCTGTGTCGGGGTCAGGAACAGGGCAGATTAGAGCACTGTGTAGCAGCACTAATGAACCAGTTAATGAGCTTAATAGTTAATAATCTCAAGGTCAACGACAGGAGCAGAGGAAGGGCATCAGCAGCCGCTGGCACTGAGTCAACATCACCAGGTCTCCAGCTGCCTTCTGACACAGGGTTTCTTCAAAGTAGCTTGCATTACTGATTCGAAAACgaagatattttcttgtaaatttaaGTAATGCCGTACTTCATTAGTTACTTGAATAAGTAATCTGATTCGGTAACTTGTAACGCATCACCCTCAACACTTACCACATACCAACATACTGAATACATACTGTAGTTATAGTTTAGCATGTGACTAGACGAATGATCTGCTTGTCTGGGACAATCTTGTGTTATATTGATTTCTGAAACTTGATTTTGTAGTGCGCTGTGAGGTTTGAAGTCATGTGTTCATGTATGTATTTGCATTATGCATTATGATGAATGATATTGGCAAGAAAGTACTAAACTCCACACACAGGCTCACAGAAACACATGTAGGCTGCAGACTGAGCAAAAGGTCAGCGTCTTGGAGTCGATCCATGAGAGAGTAAATGTCATGTGACTGCTGGCtcacataaataaacacaacaacacacacacaagtgcgaTGAAGATGTCTGCAGAGGAGGACAAACTAGTTAAATGGGTGAAATTACTGGCATAGCTACATTGTGATTTGAATTATAACATACCAAGGATTGTGGGAATGATTTGAATGAGCTTCTCAGTGCAGCACTTTATGTggatttaaagtgacagtagcTTGTGTGTAGTGATTAATTAAGATGTCCTCACCATAAAACACCAGAATGATGTAGAGTTTATCTGACTGTAACACCCTGAGTCCTGCAGTGAAACGCCTCTGATCCTCACTGTCTGCACAGCTCCGTACAAACACGTTCAGACATGCTGCACTGGGGATCATGGGGCAACACCCTGAAGGAAAAAAGCATGCAGTGATTAATCTCATAAATTTGGACACTGTGTTCATTCCTAGACGCATGTTTATTTGCACAGCTCTCTCAAAGTACAGAAATTCTGGATAGAGTCCCATCAGAGAGATTTAAACCAATCATTTAGCGGTTTATCTATCTGTTATGTGGATTTAAACACTTATATAGtcattaattttttctaaatgaaTTAAACACGTTGTAAAGCTACTGTTTTGTGCACTTGGCTTTCTCTGCTGCTTTCCTTCTtttaatttacattcattttgtcaATGCATTTAATGAAATGAACCTGTGTTTGATTGAGTGATTAACCTCTGACTGCTCTTGTCTGATGTTGGTGCTTGGGCTTGTGGCTTTGCATGGTTTTAATGTGCTTTTCTCCTTCATTTGCATCCCATCCCACCTTTCCTAATGATTCCCGGCACCCCTCTTCCCCTCCATTTCTCTCCCAcccttctctgtctctctgttaaTGCTCTATATTCAGCAGATTGTACGAGCTGGAGACATTAATCTCGATGGTCAGCTGGATTTTGAAGAGTTCACAGAGTATCTGCGATCCCACGAGAAACGCCTTAAACTCATGTTTCGCAGCTTGGACCGCAACAACGACGGTTAGTTTCCATCCGTGTTATTGTAGTATATTCGATTACAGTATGTATTAAATTCCAAAGtagctttgaatttttttttatactttgttttcaTTATAGTTTTACTCGaggtttattttaggtttcatttcAGTTAACTACAATGATTTTTATATTAGCATTAGTTTCAATTGCATTCATTATCTCACAATATTGTTAGTTTATCTTTGTGTTTCAGTGTAATAAcgcattgtttttatgtttgtaggtCAGTTGGACGTGGGGGAGATCCAGCAGTCGTTACACAATCTCGGCGTGGACGTCACGTTGGAGCAAGCTGCCAAAATACTGCAAAGGTGCGTGTGTTACTTAGCATATGTGCAAAGTGCTTTCAGGCGTGATTCAGTTGTGACATGCAGAACTTGTGAAATGTGTTCCCACAGTATGGATAAAGACCATTCCTTGACCATCGACTGGTTCGAGTGGCGAGATCACTTCCTGTTTAACCCTCTGCACAACATGGAGGAAATCGCTCAGTACTGGAAACACTCGGTGGTACGAAGCACAAGCAGAGAGATGAGTTTTGTATGACTATAGAATGGGCCTCTCTCTTCCTGTAATGCTGTTGTTGTGTGTTTATGTAGATGTTGGACATCGGAGAGCTCCTGACGGTCCCAGACGAGTTCTCGGAGAAGGAGAAGCAGTCAGGGTACGTGTGGCGGCAGCTGATGGCAGGAGCTGTGGCCGGATCGGTGTCCAGGACAGGAACCGCGCCGCTCGACAGACTCAAGGTGTTTCTGCAGGTAAGACAGCACTGGTCTGAGAGCAGGCACTTTTGGTCTTCACACAACGAAAGCATCTGATCTTTGATGCACATTTAATGTCAGTTTCCTGTTTAGAGGTTCCTGTTGAGGTTTAGAAACCTTCAAAGTAGCTCTCAGTGCAATCCAGAGAAAGCTGTGTCTTGTGTGAACAAGGATAATAGGAGTTAGGTACTGTCAGATGAACGGCATCTAACTAACTACAAATATCcatgataatatattttttattttttacattttattcctattttttattagtttttattttagtttttttgttttgttgtggtttttataacttattattgtgtttcaagttaaactaaaataaaatgagaaatgctgcatTGGCAactggctgaaataaaataagtttcagttcattttttttattttatttcaagtaacatcaaaacatttaatggttttagtttttttttttgactagttaaCTAGTTTAGgtaagtacaaaaaataaataaatctgaagttAAAGATGTTgattaatatcaaataaaaaaatgttgttagaGCACATTGTTCTTTCTCTGACTGGTGGACCGTCTGTGCAGAATTATGGGTGATGTAGTTTTTCAACACTGTTGAACatgagtatttaaaaaatacattgaaataatgattatttaaaaaaaatacattgctttGGTTGAACCTTCAACAAAACCATCAATTAACAACCTTGGAGCTGGCAGTAGGTCTGTCTATAAAGGTTTATAATTTACTATCAAAAATCAATTCCTTAATGGAAAAAGTTAATGGAATCTTTACTTCCAGAACATAACTGTTGCACTCTATATGTTCTGCTCCACACTGACCTCTGGAGGTCATGTGAGAAACTGCACGTGATTGTGTCTAGGTGTGTTGGGTTTATTCTTATCTAGTTAAACTGTAGTATTACACTAAAGATCATGTGAATTGTGTGCTGATGTTCAGGTGCACGGCCAGAGCTCTGATAAGGGGACTGTGTGGCGCGGTCTGCATGCGATGGTGAAGGAGGGCGGCCTCACTGCGCTGTGGAGGGGGAACGGCATCAATGTGCTGAAGATCGCACCGGAGACAGCCATCAAATTCCTGGCCTATGAACAGGTACGGCTCGGTCTTTTACACTCAGCCGTGTGGACGGCGACTCAAAACTCAGCCTGCGTCTCTGTGTCTGCAGATTAAGTGCTTGATGAGAGGCAGAAATGAAGGAGGAACTCTGAAAGTTCAGGAGAGGTTCGTGGCTGGATCACTGGCTGGAGCGACGGCTCAAACTGTCATATACCCAATGGaggtaaacacacactcaacacatgACAGCTGGCTCCTGCACACACTGAACCTCAAGGTCACTGTGTGTATGTCGAGGCCTggctgtccacacacacacacacacacacacatctacactcACATTACCAAAGGCCTCACGTAAAGCTCATGAAAGTGCTCTGCGTTCAGAATAAAGCGGTGGTCCGTGAATAGCTGTGGTTAATGGAGGGCGAAGTCTGTGAAATAGACTTAAGTAAAATAAagccttttttaaaaataatggcATTAgcaatgttataaaaatatacatagtTTCCATAAATTATCACTattaattaaaatagattttaaaatgtttatataatatatgaactaGTTTAAAAGATCTAATTGGGGTCTGTAATCTTAAtgttttaagaagtctcttatttgaccaaaaatacagtaaaattgttaaatatttgtacaatttaaaataactcttttctatttgactagattttaaaatgtattttattcctgtgatgcgcagctgtattttcagcatcattcctccagtcttcagagtcacatgttcttcagaaatcactctgatatgcTGATTCCATgttcaagacacatttctgattattatcaatgttgagaacgattcatatttttgtgggaatGCTGATTGTTTTCATTGATTTTGTGGCTTCATTCCTGTCTGCTTCTCTGGTTCTCTAGGTGCTGAAGACTCGTCTCACTCTTCGTAAAACAGGACAGTATTCGAGTGTGGCGCACTGTGCTAAACAGATCCTGCAGAAGGAGGGCGTTCTGGCATTTTATAAAGGATACCTGCCCAACATGCTGGGCATCATCCCGTATGCGGGCATAGACCTCGCCGTCtacgaggtgtgtgtgtgtgtgtgtgtgttgatgattTCTTCATAAAGACTCTTTCTCACACGGTCTTCCTCTCTCAGACGCTGAAGAACGCCTGGCTGCAGCGGCACACGGAGGGATCTCCCGATCCGGGCGTCCTGGTGCTGGTGGGCTGTGGCACGGTGTCCAGCACCTGCGGACAGCTGGCGTCCTATCCCCTCGCCCTCATCCGAACACGCATGCAGGCGCAGGGTGAGAGACACACGCAGAATCAGACAAGAGCTGTGCTTCAATCCCAAgctataaatgttaatttatgtgaaaaaaagGATTATCACAGAAATCATTGGTGAATAAAGCATCATTTACATCCTTCATGTTCAAGACAACCAAATTATCAGCTCATAGGAACCTGCCAGAAAATATcactaataaaaaatgaagttgctgTAATAATGTGGGGGTTTTCCCATGTAATCACTGAGCTCAAAGTGCacagaaatgcaataaaaaatacagctgtGTTATTTTGCATTATGATGTTAGGGAATGCAATAATGTGAAACcaagatttgttttgtttcacaatgAGGAATTTATTCACTAAATTGATTTCTAtcatattttatgcaaaaaaaaaatctaattaaatacacAGTTATGCACTTTTTCATGCAAATTTTAAGAttgtatgcacatttaaatatttccatCCAGCGTTTTCGAATTGATATTCCAAAATTCACATAAACAGGTGAATTCGGaacatcattgttattattattaactaaagctaaaataaaaaaagttacttattttaaataaagtaaacattaattttttattatttttttcgttATCTCAGCTACAATGAAAAAACTGGTGAAGATGCAAATGAAACTATAATAATGTACTAATAACAGTAAAGTTCCATTGATTCTGATCATTTTCTGGCAACTGAAGAAGTACCGTTTCTTTTTCCTCTTCTGGTTCCTCAGCGTCAGTGAAGGGAGCTCCTCAGCTGTCCATGCTGACCCTCTTCAGGAGTATCGTGGCCCAGGAGGGTGTGGTGGGACTCTACCGAGGCATCGCGCCCAACTTCCTCAAGGTCATCCCGGCGGTCAGCATCTCCTACGTCGTCTACGAACACATGAGGAAAGTACTGGGAGTGGGAACCTGAGACAGCTCATGTGTGTGTAGAAAAGACTACAACAATCATATCCGGACAAGAGAGGTCAAAGACTTGTTTATTTAAGCCTATAATATATTCAATCACTGGAGTGATGTTCACCAAAAACAGTGGATGTGAGGAAGAACAATGAACTGAACCCAAACACTGAATTATGCAGAATGTAAGAGGTGCTGTTCTGACCCTTTCCTGAATTACTGAGGTTCATGATGTGCTCTCCGTGTGTGTTGTTGGTCAACAGGGCCCTGATATTCAGATATTCAGGGTACGGCCCTCTGGATGTGGTAAAATGAATGCTTGCGTGTGTGAGACTGTGTGAGCATGTGCTGTACTGTACTTTGTGTTTAACCCTGTGCACACTACTGAACTCCAAATGGGAATGGGCAATAAACTAACTTCCTCCTTTTGAACTTCCAGTACAGCTGAAAGTGCCTCTGTTTTGAGAAGCTTGTATGTTTCATCAGCTGTGGTCCAGTAATACGACTCCTCTACAGTGGTGTCCTTCAAAATCAGCATTCCAACCAAACAAAAAGATTTTGTAGCACGAGTTTATaggaatagtttgcccaaaaaataatattttttctaaatgtactcactctcaggccatccaagatgtaaatgagtttgtttcaccatcagatttggagaaatgtagcattgcatcacttgcgcaccactggatcctctgcagtgaatgggtgccgtctgcTGATTCTTTAACTGATCCTAAAATCCTGCACTGCGTCCCAATTTGCATATGATGCAACCTAAATAGTGTCAAAACACAAGGTCTCACTCatgaaatatttctgtttaaattatcttaagaaaattattttacggATGCAATAATTgtgcttgtgtttcatgaataaGGCCTTCACATTAGTATGCCAAATGTCATATTTTTTCAGTGATTTTATTAAAAGCATGCATACAtgcacgtttaaaaaaaaaaaattcagctaatGTTGCCCCCAAACAAGTATAAAGTTTGTGACTGTTTTCTTTCAACTGTTTCAGCTAAAGAAAAGTACAGAAGAATGCAAAGCAGAAGTTTCCACAGCAATTTTTAAGTGTTCTTTATGTGATTTTTAGCTTGAAGCTAATGCTAACAAGCAAACAGTAGATAAGTGGTATTGATAAACAATTAATGACCCAACACTGGCATACTAGAAACTCAGAAGTACTTTTACTGTGTACTTTCAGTGTGTAGTGTACCTATCTGAATTGGCATGTAGCCTTGGAGTTCAATTTATATGATACTGAGGTACTGAAGCCTACGGTTTGGAGCAGAAAGCCTTATGGACTCTCGGATGGGAGAAggagtgtttgttttgtgatttttaacTGAACaatataacaaagaaaaaaaaatttgattgattGAGTCACATCTAGGTCAATATGCTCTGTATTTTATTACTGACCAAGCTGAAATTCGGATAAACTGTTTGTATGTGTTACAATAAAATGAAGATTCTGATACG from Carassius auratus strain Wakin chromosome 1, ASM336829v1, whole genome shotgun sequence includes these protein-coding regions:
- the c1h19orf53 gene encoding leydig cell tumor 10 kDa protein homolog, giving the protein MPQGKQKFKAQRPGGAKKQPQKPKGLKKGGRIIAPKKAQVVEQQKLKKGLEVAIRNRIEHEVTQRASKSLHKKLSVLKTPAGKSGTSGPPNPAAGSSTST
- the slc25a23a gene encoding calcium-binding mitochondrial carrier protein SCaMC-3 isoform X4 translates to MWRSGCWTRARCQDSGVDPERERLWAELFEQLDLNKNGLIDVNELRVGLAARGLSWSSVEEIVRAGDINLDGQLDFEEFTEYLRSHEKRLKLMFRSLDRNNDGQLDVGEIQQSLHNLGVDVTLEQAAKILQSMDKDHSLTIDWFEWRDHFLFNPLHNMEEIAQYWKHSVMLDIGELLTVPDEFSEKEKQSGYVWRQLMAGAVAGSVSRTGTAPLDRLKVFLQVHGQSSDKGTVWRGLHAMVKEGGLTALWRGNGINVLKIAPETAIKFLAYEQIKCLMRGRNEGGTLKVQERFVAGSLAGATAQTVIYPMEVLKTRLTLRKTGQYSSVAHCAKQILQKEGVLAFYKGYLPNMLGIIPYAGIDLAVYETLKNAWLQRHTEGSPDPGVLVLVGCGTVSSTCGQLASYPLALIRTRMQAQASVKGAPQLSMLTLFRSIVAQEGVVGLYRGIAPNFLKVIPAVSISYVVYEHMRKVLGVGT
- the slc25a23a gene encoding calcium-binding mitochondrial carrier protein SCaMC-3 isoform X2, encoding MWRSGCWTRARCQDSGVDPERERLWAELFEQLDLNKNGLIDVNELRVGLAARGLSWSSVEEIVRAGDINLDGQLDFEEFTEYLRSHEKRLKLMFRSLDRNNDGQLDVGEIQQSLHNLGVDVTLEQAAKILQRCVCYLAYVQSAFRRDSVVTCRTCEMCSHSMDKDHSLTIDWFEWRDHFLFNPLHNMEEIAQYWKHSVMLDIGELLTVPDEFSEKEKQSGYVWRQLMAGAVAGSVSRTGTAPLDRLKVFLQVHGQSSDKGTVWRGLHAMVKEGGLTALWRGNGINVLKIAPETAIKFLAYEQIKCLMRGRNEGGTLKVQERFVAGSLAGATAQTVIYPMEVLKTRLTLRKTGQYSSVAHCAKQILQKEGVLAFYKGYLPNMLGIIPYAGIDLAVYETLKNAWLQRHTEGSPDPGVLVLVGCGTVSSTCGQLASYPLALIRTRMQAQASVKGAPQLSMLTLFRSIVAQEGVVGLYRGIAPNFLKVIPAVSISYVVYEHMRKVLGVGT
- the slc25a23a gene encoding calcium-binding mitochondrial carrier protein SCaMC-3 isoform X3; the encoded protein is MWRSGCWTRARCQDSGVDPERERLWAELFEQLDLNKNGLIDVNELRVGLAARGLSWSSVEEQIVRAGDINLDGQLDFEEFTEYLRSHEKRLKLMFRSLDRNNDGQLDVGEIQQSLHNLGVDVTLEQAAKILQSMDKDHSLTIDWFEWRDHFLFNPLHNMEEIAQYWKHSVMLDIGELLTVPDEFSEKEKQSGYVWRQLMAGAVAGSVSRTGTAPLDRLKVFLQVHGQSSDKGTVWRGLHAMVKEGGLTALWRGNGINVLKIAPETAIKFLAYEQIKCLMRGRNEGGTLKVQERFVAGSLAGATAQTVIYPMEVLKTRLTLRKTGQYSSVAHCAKQILQKEGVLAFYKGYLPNMLGIIPYAGIDLAVYETLKNAWLQRHTEGSPDPGVLVLVGCGTVSSTCGQLASYPLALIRTRMQAQASVKGAPQLSMLTLFRSIVAQEGVVGLYRGIAPNFLKVIPAVSISYVVYEHMRKVLGVGT
- the slc25a23a gene encoding calcium-binding mitochondrial carrier protein SCaMC-3 isoform X1; the encoded protein is MWRSGCWTRARCQDSGVDPERERLWAELFEQLDLNKNGLIDVNELRVGLAARGLSWSSVEEQIVRAGDINLDGQLDFEEFTEYLRSHEKRLKLMFRSLDRNNDGQLDVGEIQQSLHNLGVDVTLEQAAKILQRCVCYLAYVQSAFRRDSVVTCRTCEMCSHSMDKDHSLTIDWFEWRDHFLFNPLHNMEEIAQYWKHSVMLDIGELLTVPDEFSEKEKQSGYVWRQLMAGAVAGSVSRTGTAPLDRLKVFLQVHGQSSDKGTVWRGLHAMVKEGGLTALWRGNGINVLKIAPETAIKFLAYEQIKCLMRGRNEGGTLKVQERFVAGSLAGATAQTVIYPMEVLKTRLTLRKTGQYSSVAHCAKQILQKEGVLAFYKGYLPNMLGIIPYAGIDLAVYETLKNAWLQRHTEGSPDPGVLVLVGCGTVSSTCGQLASYPLALIRTRMQAQASVKGAPQLSMLTLFRSIVAQEGVVGLYRGIAPNFLKVIPAVSISYVVYEHMRKVLGVGT